Proteins co-encoded in one Candidatus Cloacimonadaceae bacterium genomic window:
- a CDS encoding C25 family cysteine peptidase translates to MKVLRSIGLLVVLLMTTSLSLFSQAIPSETQFSILRSSTDSIQLRFELPQWKLESTVQNGETRHKISVKDAHYIFIDEEETLPVFTTTIAIPYSGGASLSPLGTANPNRSRVTLDFDDLLSRERTAGRYSDALYPASSSVISEPKVIRDFRVVSINIYPFQYDQSSKQLIVNESMDIQISFDRNPSINEIEPPTQISRSFESIYRGLILNYYEMITRNTVYQNPVMLVIWGFNSDTIYQGKVNEYINWKKQKGYKVYSASTSTTGTTNTAIKTYIQNAYNTWTDKPEHIVLIGDITGSMIVPTFETYKDYHYTWLAGGDGLGDVFIGRISVENSSQLVSYVAKMYMMERDINPANVSWMNSMLLVGDTASSGISTIYTNEYIYDVSSHVNSDYTYTKLYGANPSPANMNTAINQGVSFFNYRGYIGMSGWGGQNHDALLLNNNKPFHAVIITCSTGDINNTATTETIVRLGTEAQVRGAFTAIGMATSLTSTPMNNCLDVGIFHAIYPLGMRNMGAAMLYGKLYLNAIYGVSKPTQATNFAAYCNLVGDPTAAVYVGIPNSFIASTPSTIPAGTNLVELTVRNSSNQIVSGASVTITNAAGTLQALGSSNVQGYVVLDLPPSLTGSLVVTISKDDFKPLVNTISISTTGGIVFEEVWADDGNSGNSTGNGDGIVNGGENIELWVTLRNSSTAALSVSGTVSCTDPYITIPDNRISFGNISAGGTAMNTEALFFLVAANCPDNRRVVFNLSGTTPSGPWTVGIPIIIRNGKLNIQSYSIVGAPGNVINPGNQYPMTFTLNNTGLADLAGVSGILRSYDGLFTIPDSLGYFGNIASGASANNALNTFQVFASGQSVVGMTVPLELYLYNSQGYSESKSLTLTIGQTTVNHPLGQDAYGYFIFDMGDAGYPQRPTYNWIGIAPAEGGTGTALTLTDPGAVSDEGDQVGAVSITTVNLPFPFKFYGRSYTQASISANGFIAFGSTTDSDWRNWRLPGAGGPNPMIAAFWDDLQLNAGSYVYTFYNASQRYYVVEWYNVISGFDRVTPLTFQAILYDPVYYPTQTGDGQIKLQYKVFNNIDTGSGDTNPHGNYATIGIKDHNGTVGLEYTFNNQYPAAAAPLSNLSALFVTTRPILLNNPYLAIGQINILDANGNGNLDSGENANLSIRLTNLGTQPATNVSAILSTTSPFVTVTTANANYGTIAASANGDPLSNFAITVANNCPNGHLASFALAITSSQGTWNNDFTLPLHAPALAFGTMIISDPAPGNNNGRLDPGETVTISMPLNNTGGTASQSGSATLTSPTIGISISGSPASFGSIATGGSVYLNYTISASAGMSVGTLATFNFNATAAAYTATKTENISIGLIMEDFESGTFTAFPWTFSGNLPWTITGTGAYAGTYAAKSGTITHSQTSSMQTTRVLAASGTLTFWYKVTSEGNYDYLRFYVDEVLQNSPGWAGTIGWTQASYTLAAGTRALRWEYMKDGSVSTGDDCAWIDNIVFPASTSSGVFNPPQDLSASPSHQSVKLDWQAPAAGTPTGYKIFKNGTLLTSVTALTYTDLAVTNGTSYAYYLKAVYSGGDSDVTATVNATPNAVAPSNLAATTGSGIVNLTWTSASGRGELELSGNSNRAISGYRVYRNGVALTTVTATSYQDTGLTNGVSYSYYVTTVYTNPAGESAPSNTVNATPTQVSFTTLGAGTSVTATNVIGLINLGYKSVHGQAVYTATELSAAGVVGPIDITQVGFYAVSPPNLPLPNFIIRMKHTTATNVASWQTAAGMTTVYTNPSFIPTTGAYQMLSLATPFRWNGTDNIVIDTAFGLAAEWSNSGTWQFTSIEVNSYRRAFSDTADQTNVFSGGSNANVRPNVRLALQPIPVGPMIATSPASLAYGAVAVGSSAVQQFSIQNTGDQDLSGSVTTPGGYTVSATARENSSLSTNTGSQGATRNTISFSIPAGQSRAYNLSFAPTAVAAYNGNVVISSNAVNLPTVNIGLTGNGFVPPTISVSHTEISLNLRPGQSGSTTFEISNSGSQALNYSIGMTPSNPLWLGVSPLSGSIAAGQLSVITASFSAQGLVSGIYEAVLSIASNDPVNPSRVVNVRLSVVNSSPIITLPARFEFAMNSSLVVDFNPYVSDPDGDPLVLSYSGNSNVNIVVNGRVVTFSAAQNWIGTETITFGVNDGFVSTFANVPVSVLLNNLAAPVLSVTNNAQGIVLQWNAILHATQYHIYRSPEPNGIFSYIGSTSNLSYIDTFPTARAFYYVKAVNTAPAR, encoded by the coding sequence ATGAAAGTACTCAGATCAATAGGCCTGTTAGTGGTCTTGTTGATGACGACATCACTGTCGCTGTTTTCCCAAGCTATCCCGTCAGAGACACAGTTTAGTATTTTACGCAGTTCGACGGATTCGATCCAACTGCGTTTCGAGCTTCCCCAATGGAAATTGGAAAGTACCGTCCAGAACGGAGAAACACGTCATAAGATCAGCGTCAAAGACGCTCATTATATCTTCATCGACGAAGAGGAGACCCTGCCGGTTTTCACGACGACGATCGCGATTCCCTATAGCGGTGGAGCGAGCCTAAGCCCCTTGGGCACCGCAAACCCAAACCGGAGCCGCGTCACGCTGGATTTTGACGATCTGCTTTCGCGGGAAAGAACCGCCGGCAGATATTCGGATGCGCTTTATCCCGCGTCTTCGTCTGTGATTTCAGAGCCCAAGGTGATCCGCGATTTTCGCGTGGTCAGCATCAACATCTATCCCTTTCAATACGATCAAAGTAGTAAACAGCTCATCGTCAATGAGAGCATGGACATCCAGATCAGTTTTGACCGCAATCCCTCCATCAATGAGATCGAGCCTCCTACTCAGATATCCCGCAGCTTTGAGAGTATCTACCGCGGGCTGATCCTAAATTATTACGAGATGATCACCCGGAATACAGTCTATCAAAACCCTGTGATGTTAGTGATCTGGGGTTTCAATTCGGATACGATCTATCAGGGCAAGGTAAACGAATATATCAACTGGAAAAAGCAGAAGGGCTACAAAGTCTATTCCGCCAGCACATCTACCACCGGCACTACCAATACGGCGATCAAGACCTATATCCAAAACGCTTATAACACATGGACGGACAAACCGGAACACATCGTTTTGATCGGGGATATCACCGGCAGCATGATCGTGCCGACTTTTGAGACCTACAAAGATTATCATTACACTTGGTTAGCTGGCGGCGATGGTCTCGGCGACGTCTTCATCGGCAGAATCTCCGTGGAAAACTCCTCGCAACTGGTCAGCTACGTAGCCAAGATGTATATGATGGAAAGAGATATAAATCCCGCTAACGTATCCTGGATGAACAGCATGCTATTGGTGGGAGATACCGCAAGCTCAGGGATTTCCACCATTTATACAAACGAATATATCTATGATGTCTCTTCGCATGTCAATTCCGATTACACATACACCAAGTTATACGGGGCAAATCCTTCGCCGGCAAACATGAATACTGCTATAAATCAGGGAGTGAGTTTCTTCAATTACAGAGGTTATATTGGTATGAGCGGTTGGGGTGGTCAGAATCATGATGCCCTTCTTCTGAATAATAACAAACCGTTTCATGCGGTGATCATAACCTGCTCCACCGGAGACATAAACAACACTGCCACGACGGAAACCATCGTGAGGCTGGGCACCGAAGCCCAAGTCCGGGGAGCCTTCACCGCCATCGGCATGGCGACTTCCCTCACCTCGACACCAATGAACAACTGTCTGGACGTGGGTATTTTCCATGCTATCTATCCTCTCGGCATGCGCAACATGGGCGCGGCAATGCTCTATGGAAAACTCTATTTGAATGCAATTTACGGCGTCAGCAAACCCACGCAGGCAACAAACTTCGCTGCTTATTGTAATCTCGTCGGCGATCCCACCGCGGCTGTCTATGTGGGCATTCCCAATAGTTTCATTGCCAGCACTCCATCCACGATCCCCGCGGGAACGAATCTGGTGGAGCTAACTGTTCGCAATTCGTCCAATCAGATCGTGAGCGGCGCTTCCGTGACAATCACCAATGCTGCCGGAACTTTGCAAGCTCTGGGATCTTCCAATGTCCAGGGATATGTGGTGCTCGATTTGCCTCCCAGCCTCACGGGATCACTTGTTGTAACCATCTCCAAGGATGATTTCAAGCCCCTGGTCAACACGATTTCCATATCGACCACCGGCGGGATCGTGTTTGAAGAAGTTTGGGCTGATGATGGCAATTCCGGAAACTCCACCGGCAACGGCGATGGCATCGTCAACGGCGGAGAAAACATCGAGCTTTGGGTCACGCTCAGAAATAGCAGTACAGCCGCGCTCAGTGTCTCCGGAACGGTTAGTTGCACGGATCCCTATATTACCATCCCAGACAATAGGATATCTTTTGGTAATATCTCCGCAGGGGGAACCGCAATGAATACTGAAGCTCTCTTTTTCCTTGTGGCTGCCAACTGTCCGGATAACCGCAGGGTTGTGTTCAACCTCAGCGGAACCACACCCTCCGGACCATGGACGGTAGGAATTCCGATCATCATCCGCAATGGAAAACTCAATATCCAATCCTATTCGATAGTAGGCGCTCCGGGCAATGTGATCAACCCCGGAAACCAATATCCAATGACCTTCACTCTGAACAATACCGGCTTGGCTGACCTTGCCGGCGTAAGCGGAATCCTGCGTTCCTACGACGGGTTGTTCACCATACCGGATTCGCTTGGGTATTTTGGCAACATCGCCTCAGGTGCAAGCGCAAACAACGCTTTAAACACCTTCCAAGTCTTTGCCTCCGGGCAGAGCGTGGTTGGCATGACCGTCCCGCTGGAACTCTATCTCTATAACTCTCAAGGCTACAGCGAATCCAAGAGCCTGACCCTCACTATCGGACAGACCACGGTCAACCACCCTCTCGGTCAGGATGCCTATGGATACTTTATCTTCGACATGGGCGATGCCGGATATCCCCAACGCCCCACCTATAACTGGATCGGCATTGCACCGGCGGAGGGAGGCACAGGAACTGCGCTTACCCTCACAGATCCGGGAGCGGTCTCTGACGAAGGCGACCAGGTTGGCGCAGTTTCGATCACCACAGTGAATCTGCCCTTCCCCTTCAAGTTTTATGGACGCTCCTATACCCAGGCGTCGATCTCTGCAAATGGATTCATCGCTTTCGGCAGCACGACCGATTCCGACTGGCGCAACTGGCGCCTGCCCGGAGCAGGGGGTCCCAATCCGATGATTGCCGCCTTCTGGGATGATCTGCAATTGAATGCCGGAAGCTACGTCTATACCTTTTACAACGCCTCCCAACGTTATTATGTGGTGGAATGGTATAACGTGATCAGCGGCTTTGACCGAGTGACGCCCCTAACCTTCCAGGCGATCCTATATGATCCTGTTTATTATCCCACCCAGACCGGAGACGGACAGATCAAGCTGCAATACAAAGTATTTAACAACATCGATACAGGCTCTGGAGACACGAACCCCCACGGAAATTACGCGACCATCGGGATCAAGGATCACAACGGAACAGTGGGCTTGGAATATACCTTCAATAACCAATATCCGGCTGCCGCTGCTCCCTTGAGCAACCTTAGTGCGCTTTTTGTAACGACCAGACCGATCCTGCTAAACAATCCCTATCTCGCTATCGGACAAATCAATATCCTGGACGCCAACGGCAACGGTAATCTGGACAGCGGCGAAAACGCCAACCTTTCGATCAGATTGACCAACCTCGGTACCCAGCCGGCAACGAACGTCTCCGCCATTCTCAGTACCACCAGTCCATTTGTGACGGTCACCACTGCAAATGCGAACTATGGAACCATCGCCGCCTCCGCAAATGGTGATCCCTTGAGCAACTTCGCTATCACGGTCGCCAACAACTGCCCCAACGGGCACCTGGCATCGTTCGCCCTTGCGATCACCAGCAGCCAAGGCACTTGGAACAACGATTTCACGTTGCCATTGCACGCCCCTGCGCTCGCATTTGGAACCATGATCATCTCCGATCCCGCTCCCGGAAACAACAACGGACGTCTTGATCCGGGTGAAACGGTCACTATCAGCATGCCTTTGAACAACACAGGCGGAACGGCTTCCCAATCCGGAAGCGCCACATTGACAAGTCCCACCATCGGAATTAGCATCAGCGGCTCACCAGCCAGTTTTGGCTCTATCGCTACCGGTGGCTCGGTTTATCTAAACTACACTATATCAGCGTCCGCTGGAATGAGTGTCGGCACGCTCGCCACCTTCAACTTCAACGCTACGGCTGCTGCCTATACCGCTACCAAAACGGAAAACATCTCTATCGGGCTGATCATGGAGGATTTCGAATCCGGAACCTTCACTGCTTTCCCCTGGACATTTAGCGGAAACCTGCCCTGGACGATCACAGGCACCGGCGCTTATGCGGGAACCTACGCTGCCAAAAGCGGAACGATCACCCACAGCCAGACCAGCTCGATGCAAACGACCAGAGTTCTGGCGGCATCAGGGACTTTGACATTTTGGTATAAGGTTACTTCGGAAGGGAACTATGACTACCTCAGGTTCTATGTCGATGAAGTGTTGCAGAACTCTCCCGGCTGGGCAGGTACCATTGGTTGGACTCAGGCATCATACACCTTAGCTGCCGGGACACGCGCCCTGAGATGGGAATACATGAAGGACGGTTCTGTTTCCACAGGTGACGACTGTGCCTGGATCGACAACATCGTCTTCCCCGCTTCGACATCATCCGGCGTGTTCAATCCTCCGCAAGACCTGAGCGCCAGCCCCAGTCACCAATCCGTCAAGCTGGACTGGCAGGCTCCCGCTGCAGGCACTCCGACCGGCTACAAAATCTTCAAAAACGGCACGCTACTGACCTCAGTGACAGCTTTGACATACACTGATCTGGCAGTCACCAACGGCACAAGCTATGCCTACTATCTGAAAGCCGTTTACAGCGGGGGAGATTCTGATGTCACTGCCACCGTGAACGCCACTCCCAACGCCGTTGCGCCTTCCAACCTAGCAGCGACCACCGGAAGTGGAATTGTCAATCTCACCTGGACCAGCGCTTCAGGTCGCGGTGAATTAGAACTATCCGGAAACTCCAACCGCGCCATCAGCGGCTATCGGGTCTATCGTAACGGGGTGGCACTGACTACCGTCACCGCAACCAGTTATCAGGATACCGGACTTACCAACGGTGTGTCCTATTCATATTATGTGACAACGGTTTATACTAATCCGGCAGGTGAATCGGCACCTTCGAACACCGTGAACGCCACTCCGACGCAGGTCTCTTTCACAACCTTGGGAGCTGGAACCTCGGTCACTGCAACCAACGTTATTGGGTTGATCAACCTCGGCTACAAGAGCGTCCATGGTCAAGCGGTTTATACAGCAACAGAGCTCAGTGCGGCAGGCGTTGTCGGCCCAATCGACATCACTCAGGTCGGATTTTATGCCGTTTCTCCGCCAAATCTGCCTTTGCCGAATTTCATTATCCGCATGAAACACACTACGGCTACGAACGTGGCAAGTTGGCAGACGGCAGCCGGTATGACGACCGTCTATACCAATCCTTCATTCATACCCACCACCGGCGCATACCAGATGTTGAGCTTAGCCACTCCTTTCCGATGGAACGGAACGGACAACATCGTGATCGACACCGCCTTTGGGCTTGCGGCGGAATGGTCAAATTCCGGAACCTGGCAATTCACGTCGATCGAGGTCAACAGCTATCGCAGGGCGTTTAGCGACACGGCGGATCAGACCAACGTCTTCAGTGGTGGTTCCAACGCGAACGTCCGACCCAACGTAAGGCTGGCGTTGCAGCCAATTCCCGTTGGACCGATGATTGCCACCAGCCCCGCCTCTCTTGCTTATGGAGCGGTGGCTGTCGGAAGCAGTGCCGTTCAGCAATTCAGTATTCAAAACACTGGCGACCAAGACCTCTCCGGCTCAGTTACTACGCCCGGGGGTTATACTGTTTCCGCCACCGCGCGCGAGAATAGCTCGCTTTCCACAAATACCGGAAGCCAAGGAGCCACCCGCAACACGATCAGTTTCTCCATTCCTGCGGGACAGAGCAGGGCCTATAACCTCAGCTTTGCCCCCACCGCGGTTGCCGCCTACAATGGAAACGTGGTGATCAGCAGCAATGCAGTCAATCTTCCCACCGTGAATATCGGACTCACCGGCAACGGATTCGTTCCACCCACGATTTCGGTCTCCCATACTGAGATATCTCTCAACCTGAGACCGGGACAAAGCGGCTCCACTACATTCGAGATCAGCAACAGCGGCAGTCAGGCTTTGAACTACAGCATTGGCATGACGCCGTCCAATCCTCTGTGGCTTGGCGTATCTCCCTTATCCGGATCGATCGCTGCCGGACAGTTAAGTGTCATCACGGCGAGTTTTTCAGCTCAGGGATTAGTTTCCGGAATCTATGAAGCGGTTCTGAGCATCGCGTCCAACGATCCCGTCAACCCCAGCAGGGTAGTGAACGTAAGGCTTTCGGTGGTGAATTCATCACCGATTATCACCTTGCCCGCACGCTTCGAGTTTGCCATGAATTCAAGCCTGGTGGTGGATTTCAACCCTTATGTCAGCGATCCCGATGGAGATCCTCTCGTCCTTTCATACTCCGGCAACAGCAACGTCAATATTGTCGTGAATGGCAGGGTCGTCACCTTCTCCGCAGCGCAGAATTGGATCGGAACTGAAACGATAACCTTTGGTGTCAACGATGGTTTTGTGAGCACCTTTGCAAACGTCCCCGTATCGGTTTTGCTCAATAACCTCGCCGCGCCTGTTCTCAGCGTCACAAACAATGCTCAGGGAATAGTGCTACAGTGGAATGCCATTCTGCATGCCACCCAGTATCACATCTATCGCAGCCCTGAGCCGAACGGGATTTTCTCCTATATCGGCTCCACGTCCAACCTGAGCTACATCGATACGTTTCCCACCGCCAGAGCGTTCTACTATGTGAAAGCGGTGAACACGGCACCGGCAAGGTAA
- a CDS encoding FeoA family protein, with amino-acid sequence MFSSRNRVRLRRLGRRFLYSHRHCKCKRGDCISLSELGEGRSAMVTCNNDIRIIERGLYMGVSVSMLRNDPGQPNIVIAVGDARYVLDRRIADSVRVRVS; translated from the coding sequence ATGTTCTCAAGTCGTAACCGCGTCCGTTTGCGTCGGCTTGGCAGACGCTTTCTCTATTCTCACCGTCATTGCAAATGCAAACGCGGAGATTGCATAAGCTTGAGCGAACTGGGCGAAGGGCGCAGCGCCATGGTAACCTGCAACAACGACATCAGGATCATCGAGCGCGGTTTGTATATGGGAGTGTCCGTATCCATGTTACGCAACGATCCGGGGCAGCCGAATATCGTTATTGCCGTGGGTGATGCGCGCTATGTGCTGGACCGGAGGATTGCAGATTCCGTGAGAGTGAGAGTGTCGTAG
- the feoB gene encoding ferrous iron transport protein B, giving the protein MSKQNPIIALAGNPNVGKTTLFNALTSSRQTVGNWPGVTVEHKQGYYLYQGKRYEVIDLPGIYSLSANSPDEQAARHYILQKSPDLVINIVDASNLERNLYLSVQLMELGLPMLMVLSMTDIAAMNGIGIELEHLISHLGFEVMPLILNKRFDGNDLLERIEANLQNPTLPAKISYDEVVEIHLNQIISALEGETLDRELLDKVFVPRSGISPDSAEDMISPLHKRWLALKLVEEDPEIGIHIPENMTELVQKEIRSIAKHRGQASGAVIADDRYGFIRGLVKDVVKRQGTHTYTFSDRIDKLALSGIWGMPIFFGVMYLVFLLAVRFSEPLIGWIDRGLSWIFVEQMGALLRQTIIPEWLVYLFSDALGGGIATIGTFIPPIFFIFVSLSILEDSGYMARAAFIADKFMRRIGLPGKAFIPLLVGFGCTVPAIMATRTLESKRDRVFASLLTPFMSCGAKLPVYTFLAMMFFPRRADIVVFGLYLFGVVMAMVFGLLLKKTIFKTQPGNFVMELPPYHFPTFNAILLHTWHRLKDFILRAGKTILIVIMAVTILQGIYIPNPLKDGQKNINVLELGGKIITPLLQPMGIKADNWQASVALISGVFAKEAIVGTLQGLYQEEGSGGAEGSPQDNMRSSFGGIPSVLAYLVFVLLYAPCAATLAMLLKEHGWRWMSFAFGYLTVFAWILATLVYQILSFSSQSFIWLGFCLLLGSGFYLSLKYFGIKEHHHVLKS; this is encoded by the coding sequence ATGAGCAAACAGAATCCGATCATTGCCCTTGCCGGCAATCCAAACGTGGGCAAGACTACTCTTTTCAACGCTTTGACCAGCTCACGGCAAACGGTGGGAAACTGGCCGGGGGTGACGGTCGAACACAAACAGGGCTACTATCTCTATCAGGGAAAACGCTATGAAGTGATCGACCTTCCGGGCATTTATTCCCTTTCTGCCAACAGTCCGGACGAGCAGGCGGCGCGTCATTACATCCTGCAAAAAAGTCCCGATCTGGTAATCAACATCGTCGATGCCTCCAATCTGGAGCGGAATCTTTACCTCAGCGTGCAGCTCATGGAGCTCGGTTTGCCGATGCTGATGGTGCTCAGTATGACGGATATCGCGGCAATGAATGGCATCGGGATTGAGCTGGAACACCTGATAAGCCATCTCGGTTTTGAAGTGATGCCCCTGATTCTGAACAAACGCTTTGACGGAAATGATCTTTTGGAAAGAATCGAGGCGAATCTGCAGAATCCCACACTCCCCGCTAAAATTAGCTATGACGAAGTCGTGGAGATTCATCTCAACCAAATCATCAGCGCTTTGGAAGGCGAGACGCTTGATCGAGAGCTTCTGGACAAGGTCTTTGTTCCGAGATCCGGAATATCACCAGACTCGGCGGAAGATATGATCAGCCCTTTGCATAAACGCTGGCTGGCACTCAAGCTGGTGGAAGAGGATCCCGAGATCGGAATACACATCCCTGAAAATATGACGGAACTTGTACAAAAAGAAATCCGGTCTATCGCCAAACACCGCGGACAAGCGTCTGGGGCAGTGATCGCGGACGACCGATACGGATTTATCCGCGGACTTGTCAAAGACGTGGTCAAGCGGCAGGGCACGCACACCTATACGTTTTCGGATAGGATCGACAAGCTTGCCCTCAGCGGGATCTGGGGTATGCCGATATTCTTTGGTGTGATGTATCTGGTTTTTCTGTTAGCGGTGCGATTCAGCGAGCCACTGATCGGATGGATTGATCGCGGTTTGAGCTGGATATTTGTGGAGCAAATGGGAGCTTTACTGCGGCAGACGATCATTCCGGAGTGGCTGGTATACCTGTTTAGCGACGCTCTTGGGGGAGGGATAGCCACGATCGGAACCTTCATCCCGCCGATCTTTTTTATCTTCGTAAGCCTGTCCATTTTGGAGGATAGCGGATATATGGCACGCGCGGCGTTTATCGCAGATAAGTTTATGCGCCGCATCGGTTTGCCGGGTAAGGCATTCATTCCGCTTTTGGTGGGTTTCGGATGCACGGTGCCGGCGATCATGGCGACGCGAACTCTGGAAAGCAAACGCGACCGCGTCTTTGCCTCGCTGCTCACGCCATTCATGTCCTGCGGCGCGAAACTGCCGGTTTATACGTTTCTGGCGATGATGTTCTTTCCCAGGCGCGCGGACATCGTGGTCTTCGGGCTCTATCTTTTCGGAGTGGTGATGGCGATGGTCTTTGGTTTGCTGCTCAAAAAGACGATCTTCAAAACCCAACCGGGTAATTTTGTCATGGAGCTGCCACCCTATCACTTTCCTACTTTTAACGCCATTCTGCTCCACACTTGGCACCGGCTCAAGGATTTTATCCTCCGGGCGGGGAAGACGATCCTGATCGTGATCATGGCGGTCACGATCCTGCAGGGGATCTATATTCCCAATCCTTTGAAAGACGGTCAGAAAAATATCAACGTCCTCGAATTGGGAGGAAAGATCATCACTCCGCTGCTGCAACCCATGGGAATCAAAGCGGATAACTGGCAGGCGTCGGTGGCATTGATCAGCGGGGTCTTTGCCAAGGAAGCCATCGTCGGCACCTTGCAGGGTCTATATCAGGAAGAAGGCTCCGGTGGGGCAGAGGGATCGCCGCAGGACAATATGCGATCAAGTTTTGGCGGGATTCCTTCCGTGCTTGCATATCTTGTCTTCGTGCTTCTCTATGCGCCCTGCGCCGCCACTCTGGCAATGCTTTTAAAAGAACACGGCTGGCGCTGGATGAGCTTCGCTTTTGGGTATCTGACCGTGTTTGCCTGGATATTGGCAACGCTCGTCTATCAGATTCTCAGTTTCAGCTCGCAGTCGTTCATCTGGCTTGGCTTCTGCTTGCTGCTTGGATCCGGCTTCTATCTGAGCCTCAAATATTTCGGCATCAAGGAACATCATCATGTTCTCAAGTCGTAA
- a CDS encoding Fur family transcriptional regulator — protein sequence MQDYELIFSGFLSRKGLKLTSTRKLILESVFALHGHFDAEGLYERIRKLSQDVSRATVYRTLPLLLESGLIQHSMRSQARDMFEHIFGHPRHVHWVCSSCGSVLETDLQEVMPALKQSAAAIHFSIGDLNLQISGLCWKCRSSENENQ from the coding sequence ATGCAAGATTATGAGCTTATTTTCAGCGGGTTTCTCAGCCGTAAGGGTTTGAAACTCACCAGCACCAGGAAGCTGATCCTGGAAAGTGTTTTTGCCCTGCATGGGCATTTCGATGCAGAGGGCTTGTATGAAAGGATCAGAAAGCTTTCACAGGATGTATCGAGGGCGACCGTTTATCGCACTCTGCCCCTGCTTTTGGAATCCGGTTTGATCCAGCATTCCATGCGCAGCCAGGCGCGGGATATGTTTGAACACATCTTTGGGCATCCGCGTCACGTGCATTGGGTTTGTTCCTCCTGCGGCTCCGTTTTGGAAACAGATCTGCAGGAAGTGATGCCCGCTTTGAAACAATCCGCGGCGGCGATCCATTTTTCCATCGGAGATCTGAATCTGCAAATCAGCGGACTTTGCTGGAAGTGCCGCTCAAGTGAGAATGAGAATCAATAG